A region from the Kineothrix sp. IPX-CK genome encodes:
- the atpD gene encoding F0F1 ATP synthase subunit beta: MKQGKIVQVMGPVVDVEFEDNDLPCIKDALEVKNGEKRCVMEVAQHIGNNTVRCIMLASSEGLSRDMEVTATGSGIKVPVGEKTLGRLFNVLGETLDDGASLEGEEKWVIHRDPPAFADQSPAVEILETGIKVIDLLTPYAKGGKIGLFGGAGVGKTVLIQELIRNIATEHGGYSIFTGVGERSREGNDLWTEMKESGVLEKTALVFGQMNEPPGARMRVGEVGLTMAEYFRDEVGKDVLLFIDNIFRFTQAGSEVSALLGRMPSAVGYQPTLATEMGELQERIASTKKGSVTSVQAVYVPADDLTDPAPATTFSHLDATTVLSRKIVEQGIYPAVDPLESTSRILEADVVGQEHYETARRVQEMLQKYKELQDIIAILGMEELSEEDKVTVYRARKVQKFLSQPFHVAENFTGISGKYVPVAETIKGFQAILDGEMDEYPENAFFNVGNIGEVKEKAASMA; this comes from the coding sequence ATGAAACAAGGAAAAATAGTTCAGGTAATGGGCCCCGTTGTGGATGTGGAATTTGAAGACAATGACCTGCCCTGTATCAAAGATGCCTTGGAAGTAAAAAATGGAGAGAAGCGCTGCGTCATGGAAGTGGCACAGCATATCGGAAATAATACGGTGCGCTGCATCATGCTTGCTTCCAGCGAAGGACTTAGCAGAGATATGGAAGTAACAGCCACGGGAAGCGGAATCAAGGTGCCGGTAGGAGAAAAAACCTTGGGACGCCTTTTTAATGTGCTGGGAGAAACTTTGGACGACGGCGCATCTTTGGAAGGCGAAGAAAAATGGGTTATCCATCGGGATCCTCCGGCATTCGCGGATCAGAGCCCGGCAGTGGAAATCCTGGAGACCGGAATTAAGGTTATCGACCTGTTGACGCCTTATGCAAAGGGCGGTAAGATCGGACTTTTCGGCGGTGCCGGCGTAGGTAAGACGGTACTTATTCAGGAATTAATCCGCAACATCGCCACAGAGCACGGAGGATATTCCATTTTCACAGGTGTTGGTGAGCGTTCCAGAGAAGGGAACGATTTGTGGACGGAGATGAAGGAATCAGGAGTCTTGGAAAAGACGGCTTTGGTGTTCGGACAGATGAATGAGCCCCCCGGAGCGCGTATGCGCGTAGGTGAGGTGGGACTTACCATGGCTGAATATTTCCGCGACGAGGTTGGCAAGGACGTGCTTTTATTTATCGATAATATATTCCGTTTTACACAGGCGGGTTCAGAGGTTTCGGCATTATTAGGGAGAATGCCGTCTGCGGTAGGCTATCAGCCGACCCTTGCAACGGAAATGGGTGAATTGCAGGAACGTATCGCTTCTACAAAAAAAGGTTCGGTTACTTCCGTTCAGGCGGTATACGTGCCGGCGGATGATTTGACTGACCCGGCGCCTGCTACGACCTTCTCCCATCTGGATGCAACCACGGTTCTTTCCAGAAAAATCGTAGAGCAGGGTATATATCCGGCGGTAGATCCGCTGGAATCCACTTCCCGTATTTTGGAGGCAGATGTAGTCGGACAGGAACATTACGAGACAGCGAGGCGCGTGCAGGAAATGCTTCAGAAATATAAGGAGCTTCAGGATATTATCGCTATTCTCGGCATGGAGGAATTATCCGAGGAGGATAAGGTAACAGTATACCGTGCCAGAAAGGTGCAGAAATTTTTATCACAGCCTTTCCACGTAGCTGAAAATTTTACGGGTATATCCGGAAAGTATGTGCCGGTTGCGGAGACCATCAAAGGCTTTCAGGCTATTCTTGACGGTGAGATGGATGAGTACCCGGAAAACGCATTTTTCAACGTCGGAAACATCGGCGAGGTAAAAGAAAAAGCAGCATCTATGGCATAA
- the atpC gene encoding ATP synthase F1 subunit epsilon, translated as METYSLIVMAADKTFFDGHCASLIIPSLDGLVGIQAHHENMVIAVKEGEIRIKLEDGTEIEALVGIGFFKIINNRATLLVQTVERPEDIDIARAREAEERAMENLRQKQSLREYYHTQAALSRAMSRLKTVDKHKY; from the coding sequence ATGGAGACATATAGCTTAATAGTAATGGCTGCGGACAAGACTTTTTTTGATGGGCACTGTGCGTCTCTCATTATTCCTTCTCTTGATGGTCTGGTAGGAATTCAGGCACACCATGAGAACATGGTAATTGCCGTAAAGGAAGGCGAAATCCGGATTAAGCTTGAGGATGGAACCGAAATAGAAGCTTTGGTGGGGATCGGATTTTTTAAAATAATAAATAATCGTGCTACTCTTCTTGTACAGACGGTGGAGCGGCCGGAGGATATTGATATCGCGCGAGCCAGAGAGGCAGAAGAGAGAGCGATGGAGAACTTGCGCCAGAAGCAGAGCCTTCGCGAATATTACCATACGCAGGCTGCTTTGTCCCGAGCTATGAGCAGATTGAAAACAGTAGACAAACACAAGTATTGA
- a CDS encoding MarR family winged helix-turn-helix transcriptional regulator: MNNDFETLLNGQQFKKLYEKMSNLITEKYGLHKIEIEILLFLRNGRYDTARDIAENKFFSKAHISHAIEHLTERGYLTGKADEQDRRCIHLELTKDAEPVCEELEKLRKGLADIIYKDVTEEEKKVMLQVGRKIAHNINEELGTF, encoded by the coding sequence GTGAATAACGATTTTGAGACGTTGTTAAACGGTCAGCAGTTTAAAAAGCTTTATGAGAAAATGAGCAACCTCATTACGGAAAAGTATGGATTGCACAAGATAGAAATAGAAATCCTGCTCTTCCTGCGAAATGGAAGATATGATACGGCGAGGGATATCGCGGAGAATAAGTTTTTTTCAAAGGCCCATATTTCCCACGCCATCGAGCATTTGACGGAACGTGGTTATTTGACGGGGAAGGCGGATGAGCAGGACAGAAGGTGCATTCATCTGGAGCTTACGAAGGACGCGGAGCCGGTCTGTGAGGAACTGGAGAAGCTGAGAAAAGGCCTTGCGGACATTATTTATAAGGATGTCACAGAGGAAGAAAAGAAGGTGATGCTACAGGTAGGAAGGAAAATTGCACACAATATTAATGAGGAACTGGGAACTTTTTAG
- the atpG gene encoding ATP synthase F1 subunit gamma: MASIKEIQVRKKSIQDTMKITNAMYMISSSKLKKAKKNLEATEPYFFTLQNTMSQILRHIPDVKNIYFEQDEQKSRDEKKVGYIVITADKGLVGAYNHNILKLVDEHLKSCENPVLFVVGEVGRQYFKRRKMDIEEEFQYTVQNPTLGRARRIAEIILDMYKEGRLDEVYITYTKMANFMQAEAETVKLLPLKKSDFHIIPPAGVHMEELALKPNACAVVNHIAVDYFVGFVYGALVESFCSEENSRMMAMEAAVDNAEKMLWELDIMYNRARQAVITQQITEVISGAKAQKKKKSS; the protein is encoded by the coding sequence ATGGCAAGTATAAAAGAAATTCAAGTCAGGAAGAAAAGTATACAGGATACGATGAAGATTACCAACGCGATGTATATGATTTCTTCTTCGAAGCTTAAGAAAGCAAAAAAGAATCTGGAAGCGACGGAGCCTTATTTCTTTACTCTGCAAAATACTATGAGCCAGATACTCCGCCACATTCCGGATGTGAAGAACATTTATTTCGAGCAGGATGAGCAGAAGAGCCGGGATGAAAAAAAGGTTGGATATATCGTAATAACCGCCGATAAAGGTTTGGTTGGGGCTTATAATCACAACATCTTAAAATTGGTGGATGAACATCTTAAAAGCTGTGAGAATCCGGTATTGTTTGTTGTAGGAGAAGTAGGGCGCCAGTATTTTAAACGCAGGAAAATGGACATCGAAGAAGAATTTCAATATACTGTTCAGAACCCTACCCTTGGAAGGGCAAGAAGAATTGCGGAAATTATTCTTGATATGTACAAAGAGGGCAGGCTGGATGAAGTGTACATTACCTATACGAAGATGGCGAATTTCATGCAGGCGGAAGCTGAAACTGTGAAGCTGCTTCCCTTGAAAAAATCGGATTTTCATATAATACCTCCTGCCGGGGTACACATGGAAGAATTGGCGCTGAAGCCAAATGCTTGTGCGGTGGTGAACCATATTGCGGTGGATTATTTTGTGGGTTTCGTTTACGGAGCGCTGGTAGAATCCTTCTGCAGTGAGGAGAATTCCCGGATGATGGCGATGGAAGCAGCTGTGGATAATGCGGAGAAAATGTTATGGGAACTCGATATCATGTATAATAGAGCAAGGCAGGCGGTGATTACGCAGCAAATCACTGAAGTAATCAGCGGCGCGAAAGCCCAGAAGAAAAAGAAGTCAAGTTAG